A single window of Macaca mulatta isolate MMU2019108-1 chromosome 9, T2T-MMU8v2.0, whole genome shotgun sequence DNA harbors:
- the ANXA11 gene encoding annexin A11 → MSYPGYPPPPGGYPPAAPGGGPWGGAAYPPPPSMPPIGLDNVASYAGQFNQDYLSGMAANMSGTFGGANVPNLYPGAPGAGYPPVPPGGFGQPPSAQQPVPPYGMYPPPGGNPSSGMPSYPPYPGAPVPGQPMPPPGQQPPGAYPGQPPVTYPGQPPVPLPGQQQQPVPSYPGYPGSGTVTPAVPPTQFGSRGTIADAPGFDPLRDAEVLRKAMKGIGTDEQAIIDCLGSRSNKQRQQILLSFKTAYGKDLIKDLKSELSGNFEKTILALMKTPVLFDVYEIKEAIKGVGTDEACLIEILASRSNEHIRELNRAYKAEFKKTLEEAIRSDTSGHFQRLLISLSQGNRDESTNVDMSLAQRDAQELYAAGENRLGTDESKFNAVLCSRSRAHLVAVFNEYQRMTGRDIEKSICREMSGDLEQGMLAVVKCLKNTPAFFAERLNKAMRGAGTKDRTLIRIMVSRSETDLLDIRSEYKRMYGKSLYHDISGDTSGDYRKILLKICGGND, encoded by the exons ATGAGCTACCCTGGCTATCCCCCGCCCCCAGGCGGCTACCCACCAGCTGCACCAG GTGGTGGTCCCTGGGGAGGTGCTGCCTACCCTCCTCCGCCCAGCATGCCTCCCATTGGACTGGATAACGTGGCCAGCTATGCGGGACAGTTCAACCAGGACTACCTCTCGGGAATG GCGGCCAACATGTCTGGGACGTTTGGAGGAGCCAACGTGCCCAACCTGTACCCTGGGGCCCCTGGGGCTGGCTACCCACCAGTGCCCCCTGGGGGGTTCGGGCAGCCCCCCTCTGCCCAGCAGCCTGTTCCTCCCTATGGGATGTATCCACCCCCAGGAGGAAACCCATCCTCCGGGATGCCCTCATATCCGCCATACCCAGGGGCCCCTGTGCCGGGCCAGCCCATGCCACCCCCCGGACAACAGCCCCCAGGGGCCTACCCTGGGCAGCCACCAGTGACCTACCCCGGTCAGCCTCCAGTGCCACTCcctgggcagcagcagcagccagtgCCGAGCTACCCAGGATACCCAGGGTCTGGGACCGTCACCCCCGCTGTGCCTCCAACCCAG TTTGGAAGCCGAGGCACCATCGCTGATGCTCCTGGCTTTGACCCCCTGCGAGATGCCGAGGTCCTGCGGAAGGCCATGAAAGGCATTG GGACGGATGAGCAGGCTATCATTGACTGCCTGGGGAGTCGCTCCAACAAGCAGCGGCAGCAGATCCTCCTTTCCTTCAAGACAGCTTACGGCAAG GATTTGATCAAAGATCTGAAATCTGAACTGTCAGGAAACTTTGAGAAGACAATCTTGGCTCTGATGAAGACCCCAGTCCTCTTTGACGTATATGAGATAAAGGAAGCCatcaag GGGGTTGGCACTGATGAAGCCTGCCTGATTGAGATCCTCGCTTCCCGCAGCAATGAGCACATCCGAGAATTAAACAGAGCCTACAAAGCAG AATTCAAAAAGACCCTGGAAGAGGCCATTCGAAGCGACACATCAGGGCACTTCCAGCGgctcctcatctctctctctcag GGAAACCGTGATGAAAGCACAAATGTGGACATGTCCCTCGCCCAGAGAGATGCCCAG gaACTGTATGCGGCCGGGGAGAACCGCCTGGGAACAGACGAGTCCAAGTTCAATGCGGTTCTGTGCTCCCGGAGCCGGGCCCACCTGGTGGCAG TTTTCAATGAGTACCAGAGAATGACAGGCCGGGACATTGAGAAGAGCATCTGCCGCGAGATGTCCGGGGATCTGGAGCAGGGCATGCTGGCTGTGG TGAAATGTCTCAAGAACACCCCAGCCTTCTTTGCGGAGAGGCTCAACAAAGCCATGAGG GGGGCAGGAACAAAGGACCGGACCCTGATTCGCATCATGGTGTCTCGCAGTGAGACCGACCTCCTGGACATCAGATCGGAGTATAAGCGGATGTACGGCAAGTCGCTGTACCACGACATCTCG GGAGATACTTCAGGGGATTACCGGAAGATTCTGCTGAAGATCTGTGGTGGCAATGACTGA